A portion of the Actomonas aquatica genome contains these proteins:
- a CDS encoding FKBP-type peptidyl-prolyl cis-trans isomerase, producing the protein MKGTIVAIVLLVAAAAGVWWYADQRNARIAAEREAARVAAEQAVRDERLELFGEEALAEGIAWTDSGLGILHLESGSGAKPYPGAYVKFKYRVRLKDGTEVQREDKPTEARIGQMIPGVSSGLQQMLPGGRAILFIPPRLGYGGSAYGPIPPNSGLVFEVELLKP; encoded by the coding sequence ATGAAAGGAACGATTGTAGCGATAGTGCTCTTGGTCGCCGCGGCGGCCGGCGTGTGGTGGTATGCGGATCAGCGCAATGCGCGGATCGCGGCTGAGCGCGAAGCGGCGCGCGTGGCGGCCGAACAAGCGGTGCGCGACGAGCGGCTGGAATTGTTTGGCGAGGAGGCGCTGGCCGAAGGCATTGCCTGGACCGATTCCGGGCTGGGCATCCTGCACCTCGAGAGCGGCAGTGGCGCGAAGCCGTATCCGGGAGCGTATGTGAAATTTAAATACCGCGTGCGGCTGAAGGACGGCACGGAAGTGCAGCGGGAAGACAAACCCACCGAGGCGCGCATCGGCCAGATGATCCCGGGGGTGTCGTCGGGCCTGCAGCAGATGCTGCCGGGTGGGCGGGCGATCCTGTTTATCCCGCCACGCTTGGGTTACGGCGGATCCGCGTATGGTCCGATTCCGCCGAACTCCGGCCTCGTGTTTGAGGTCGAGTTGCTGAAACCGTGA